The Oncorhynchus gorbuscha isolate QuinsamMale2020 ecotype Even-year linkage group LG06, OgorEven_v1.0, whole genome shotgun sequence sequence caaaaggacttgagtttctgtacatTATCACAATCTCACCATGACCAATCATGAAACATTCACCCCCGCCTTTCTTCATCCCGGTGAGTTCTTTAATCCTGTGCGCggtgtactgagaacccagctggctgtatagACGGTGACGGTATATCTGcagagagccatgattccgtgaaGGAGTATGTTAGTCATCAATAACCTACAGAACTTAAGAGAAACTCATCCAGTATTAAGCCATGGAACGCCTTGATTGGCCAGTGAGTGGCCAAGCCCTCGTCACACCTACAGCTTGTTTATTCAGCGAAAAACCCAGCCCTGCTGCCAGCACTTAGTTTTACCATTgcattaggtttgttaaaatggAGCCCTAACACTTCTAAACCcaagcccccccctctctctccagggctTCAACATAAAGAGTGTTCAGTCTCAGGGTTTTAAGCTGAATGTGTGGGACATCGGGGGACAGAGGAAGATCAGACCCTACTGGAGAAATTACTTTGAGAACACTGATGTGCTGGTGAGTGGCTCAACCGTAGCTTCCTTTATGGGGGTCTTACTTTTATACttttatatttgtttttatatatatatatatatatatatatgtgtgtgtgtgtatgtgtgtgtatatatgcatacacacacacaaccagtagtgTGTGAATAATCATTTTGAATGGAGATACTACCGTATTTCAGATTTACGTCATCGACAGTGCGGACAGAAAAAGATTCGAAGAGACGGGACAGGTGAGTTTTCTTTCTCTTCAGTGATGTTTGTGGGCTGTGTAATGTGCACATTTGACGTATACATACGTTTATATTGGGGATCCCATGCTGGTTTGTGTTCTAGGAGCTGGCTGAGCTGTTGGATGAGGAGAAGCTGAGTGGGGTTCCAGTGCTGATCTTTGCCAACAAGCAAGACCTGCTGACGGCTGCCCCAGCTTCTGAGATTGCTGAGGGACTCAACCTGCACACTATCCGGGACCGCGTCTGGCAGATCCAGTCCTGCTCTGCCCTCACTGGAGAGGGTGTACAGGTGAGACACCAGCCCTAACCATCAATCTACAAcaggggttggggtcaattcatgTTTTCACTTCAGGAAGTGACATTTTATTATTTCTGTTTCCTTTCAGGATGGAATGAACTGGGTCTGCAAGAGTGTCAATGCTAAGAAGAAGTAGCACAGCTGTCTGCtttctcatacacacacaacctaAGCCTGTGGGAGGATGGGTTGTACTTGTGAATGTACACACTAAACATGGACTTGAAGAAAGTTTTTAACTGCCTTGCTGGTCAATAGACATTGTTTACTAAACTACATTTCTCGCGAGAACTACAACTTCCATTGTTGCTCTTCAAAATGGAGTATTTGTATTTGGGGGTACAAAGGGAAGGAAACCCATCCCAGGAGACCCACCAGCCtaaccatatcacctccaccctgttAAGAAATTCCGTCCCAGGACATTCCAGACCTTTCTACTGTCCTTCACCACAACACcagcctcttccctctctcctagcCTCGGTACCAGTCCGTTTGTCTTATATTCCACTCCTTGTACTGTCCTACTGTATGCCAAAGCATAACATGAGTGGTAAGGAGTGGAATGCTATCAAAACAGACTGTTACCCAggctacctctctccccctctcatttgATCTttctttacatatttttcttatttgtacagtttgctcagtttttttatTCCATGCTCCAAGCTTTTCTCGCTGCAGTTCTGTTGGAAGTAGGGTATATTTTTGTAATTCCCTATTTATGGTGAAGTAGAGGGTAATTTGCTTACAAATAATAGATACAGTGTGTGGTTACTGGTTTACTAGGATGACAGGGCAACATTGTATACTGTGCTTTACTCCCCTGTGAAAAGGTTACGTGTGTTAATATGTAGATTTTAAAAacgcacacacaaaaacactatAGGACAACTCTGAAatgacactctgttccctaaATAATTAACTAGAGTAGACCACAGCCCATATGAGTAGAGCCCTATCTagtgaatagtgtgccattttggaCAGAACCTAATAAATAAAATAGAAAAGACTACATTTTTGATGATCAATTGTATATAACTCGCCCccataattttttattttacctttatttaactaggcaagtcggttaagaacaaattattattttcagtgatggcctaggaacagtgggttaactgccttgttcagggccagcacgacagatttttaccttgtcagctcggggttttgatcttgcaacctttcggttacatgtctaaccactaggctacctgccacccctattcATGTTATGTGCATGCAGTAGAGTATATATTACACCTGTACTATGTAATCTATTGTATTTGCATATGTAGattagtggaggctggtggaaggagctataggaggatagAATGGAATAATTGGAACTGTATCaaacatggaaaccacatgtttgactctgttccggtctttccattccagtcattacaatgagcctgtactcttataactcctcccaccagccttcaCCGGTGTTGATAGATTTTAACAGGGATAAATGACCAGTGTATTTCTCAAGTGTTTCATTGTCTTGGGTTTTAGAGGGCATTTAAACAAGGCTCTTTCCTTTTAATATTCTTGAATGTGATCTGTCCAAGGATTGAAGGTCCGTGAATAAAATGTGATGGGAAGAAATTGCATTGTTTTCTGAGCTGGCTGTCGTGGTAGTAAAAAGAGGaccagccaacacacacacacacacacacacacacttctgtgtGATGAGCTATGGATGACACCACTTTACCTGTTCGCTGCCTATACCCTTGTATATTTGCCAGTCTTTGTAAAGGGCTCTGGTGCCGGGTCTCTCCATCTCCAAAACACtagcgtcacacacacacaggtggggtCACAGACCAACCTCGCCTCACACAGGTGGGGTCAGCTGGTTTTGACATTGAAAAGGCCCAGCTGGTTGAGCCCCTGAAGAAggcagctccctctctctgtgtgtgtgtgtggcagcctTCCGCTACAGTCGACTCCTACAGGCCTATGTTTAACTACTAGTCAGACCACAGCTGTTCCGTGGTTGGTTCAGGCCTGCTGCACATAGTTGTGAGGGTGTTGCATCTGTTATAGGGGAGAGAACACTGGTCATAAAACACTGACATCCAGCTGTGTGCATGTGAGAGAGCAATGCATTCTGAGGGCTTGTGGCTGTGGGACTATAAAAGGTCCCATTGTGAAACACTCTCTCTCGATTCCTACTTGGGCCAGGCACTATCTGAATATATATATGCTGCTAACTGTATGTGACTTTGGCTCAAAGTGTCTGATAACGTCTGAGCATAAATACCTAGTTTAAGATCAAAGTGTAGATGTCTTTAAATCTCTGGGCACAGACCGAGAGGctacttcccaaatggcaccctatttcctacacagTGCCCTTACAGCCCttttggccctggtcaaaagtggtgcactacataggtaaTAGGGTGTAATTTGCTGCCCATGTCCGTTAATGTTGAGGATGtcgttgttactgacaagaagcacatggctgagctctttaatcaacacttcattaagtcaggattcctatttgactcagccatgcctccttgcccgtccaacatttacTAATCTCTTCTAATGCGactttaaagggggagatcaagctgatccaaACTGTtacaggcctatttctattttgccctgtttatcaaaagtgttgggaaATCTTTCTTgtggtctatagtattctctctggtaggcaatctggtttctgctcaggttatgtatgtcactgcaaccttaaagttcctcaatgatgtcaccattgcccttgattctaagcaatgttgtgctgctatttttattgacctGACCAAAGCTTTTTATACTACGGTATACCAtgccattcttgtgggccggctaaggagtattggtgtctctgaggggtctttggcctggtttgctaactacctcaaagagtgcagtgtataaagccaggacatctgctgtctcagccactgcctgtcaccaagggagtaccccaaggctcaatcctaggccccgctcttctcaatttacatcaacaacatagctcaggcagtaagAAGCCCTCTCattcatttacagtgccttgcgaaagtattcggcccccttgaactttgcgaccttttgccacatttcaggcttcaaacagaaagatataaaactgtattttttttgtgaagaatcaacaacaagtgggacacaatcatgaagtggaacgacatttattggatattttaaacttctttaacaaatcaaaaactgaaaaattgggcgtgcaaaattattcagcccccttaagttaatactttagctccaccttttgctgcgattacagctgtaagtcgcttggggtatgtctctatcagttttgcacatcgagagactgaaattttttcccattcctccttgcaaaacagctcgagctcagtgaggttggatggagagcatttgtgaacagcagttttcagttctttccacagattctcgattggattcaggtctggactttgacttggccattctaacacctggatatgtttatttttgaaccattccattgtagattttgctttatgttttggataattgtcttgttggaagacaaatctccgtcccggtctcaggtcttttgcagactccatcaggttctcttccagaatggtcccgtatttggctccatccatcttcccatcaattttaaccatcttccctgtccctgctaaaGAAAAgaaggcccaaaccatgatgctgtcaccaccatgtttgacagtgggaatggtgtgttcagggtgatgagctgtgttgcttttacgccaaacataacgttttgcattgttgccaaaaagctcaattttggtttcatctgaccagagcttgcacagtgctccttgggatgtttaaagcttgggaaatctttttgtatccaaatccggctttaaacttctttcacaacagtatctcggacctgcctggtgtgttccttgttcttcatgatgctctctgcgcttttaacggacctctgagactatcacagtgcaggtgcatttatacggagacttgattacacacaggtggattgtatttatcatcattagtcatttaggtcaacattggatcattcagagatcctcactgaacttctggagagagtttgctgcactgaatgtaaaggggctgaataattttgcacgcccaatttttccgtttttgatttgttaaaaaagtttgaaatatccaataaatgtcgttccacttcatgattgtgtcccacttgttgttgattcttcacaaaaaaatacagttttatatctttgtttgaagcctgaaatgtggcaaaaggtcgcaaagttcaagggggccgaatactttcgcaaggcactgtatatgcagatgatagtcttatactcagctggcccctacCTGGATtgtgtgttaaacgctctacaacaaagctttcttagtgtccaacaagctttctctgcccttaaccttgttctgaacacctccaaaacaaaggttgtggtttggtaagaagaatacccctctccccacaggtgtgattactacttctgagggtttagagcttgaggtagtcacctcatacaagtacttgggagtatggctagatggtacactgtccttctctcagcacatatcaaagctgcagactaaagttaaatctagatttggtttcctctatcgtaatcactctttcaccccagctgccaaactaaccctgattcagatgaccatcctacccattcTAGATAACAAAGTTGTAATTTATAgttcggcaggtaagggtgctcttgagtagctagatgttctttaccattcggccatcagatttgccaccaatgctccttattggACACTACACTGCATTCTATACTCCTATGTAAGCTGGTAATCTCTGTTTACCcatcacaagacccactggttgatggttatttaaaaaaacctcttaggcctcactcccccctatctgagatatttactgcagccctcatcctccacattcaACACCCGTCAGTCACATTCTGTAAAAGGTCCCCAAAGTACACACATCGCTGGGTCGcttgtcttttcagttcgctgcagctagcgagtGTAATGAGCTGCAACCATCACTCAAACTGGaaagttttatctccatctcttcattcaaagtctcaatcatggacactcactggcagttgtggctgcttaatgtattgctgtctctaccttcttgccctttgtgctgttgtctgtgcccaataatgtttgtaccaagttgagctgctgccatgttgttgctaccatgttgagctgctgccatgttgttgtcatgtggtgttgctaccatgttgagctgctgccatgttgtcatgttgtgttgctaccatgctgtgttgtcatgtgttgctgccttgctatattgttgtcttaggtctctctttatgtagtgttgtgttgcctcttgtcgtgatgtgtgttttgtcctatgttttaacattttatttattttattcatcGCAGGACgcattttggtaggccgtcattctaaataagaatttgttcttgcctagttaaataaacattttttaaGACCTATTTGGTCACAGAGCAGCAGTTTTTATATCAAATAATTTccgggtaacaattaagtacactacatgaccaaaactatgtggacacctgctcgttgaacatctcattccaaaatcattggcattaatatagagttggtcccccatttgctgctttaacagcctccactcttctgggaaggctttccactagattttggaacgttgctgtggggacttgcttccattcagccacgagcattagtgaggtcgggcataGATGTGGaacaattaggcctggctcgcagtcggcgttccaatttatcccaaaggtgtttgataaggttgaggtcagggctctgcaggccagtcaagttcttctccgctgatcttgacaaaccgtttctttatggaccttgctttgtgcacgggggcattgtcatgctgaaaccggAAAGGTCCTTCCCAaagctgttgccacaaagttggaagcacagaatagtctagaatgtaattgtatgctgtatcgtcaagatttcccttcactggaactaaggtgcctagcccaaaccatgaaaaacacacCCAGACCATTAtgccttctccaccaaactttacagttggcactatgcattggggcaggtagggtcctcctggcatctgccaaacctagATTTGTCCGTCTGACTGCCAGATGAAGCGTGATtcctcactccagagaacgcgtttccactgctccagagtccaatagcggcGAGCTTTagaccactccagccgacgcttggtattgcgcatggtgatcttaggcttatgtgtggctgctcggccatggaaacccatttcatgaagctcccgacgaacagttattgtgcttacATTGCTTCCAGacgcagtttggaactctgtagtgagtgttgcaactgaggacagatgatttttactcgCTTCAGCATTCGGCTGTCCCGTtcagtgagcttgtgtggcctaccgctTCTCGActaagccattgttgctcctagacggttccacttcacattaacagcacttacagttgaccagggcagctccagCGGGGCATATATTTGATGAACAgagttgttggaaaggtggcatcctatgacggtgccatgttgaaattcactgagctctcagtaaggccattccactgccaatgtttgtctatggagattgtatggctgtgtgctcaattttattttttacctgtcagcaatgggtgtggctgaaatagttgaatccactaatttgaagggatgtccacatacttttgtatatatagtgtaccttACTGTgaatgttttcaattaaaatagtcaaaaatagCATCTCGGCatagagcaatttctcaagcgaTAATTTTCTGGGAGATTTCTAAGTGGGCAGCGGAAAACTAAAAATGAGCTGTTATTGGAAgaaaggtttggaactctttcttattggtctattaactaatttactgcctGGGGATGACACTAGGCAGGCAAAAACGTTGTCCCACCCtaacaggctgacatttcaggcagtctttcAAACAGCTTACACTAAAAAGACATGATAATTTTCagtatttcacagtattattccagcctccagagtggcacagtggtctaaggcactgcatctcagtgccaatttgtaagtcgctctggataagagcgtctgctaaatgacttaaatgtaaaatgtaatgctTGAGGTGCcattacagacaccctggtttgattccaggctttatcacaaccggccgtgattgggagttcccaaagggcggcgcacaattaggTCAGCATCATCCACGTTTGGATGgtgtaagccgtcattgtaaacaagaatttgttcttaactgacttgcctagttagaggTTAAATTTGAAAAAATGTATAGTGTGAAAATAGATATAAAATACAGGACAATCTGGGCCTTAAAGGCCTGTTATCTACAACAATCTGAATGACTAAGTTCTGTGGTTGGTTTATCTGTGCATAAAAGTCGTGTGTGGGCGACGTGGGGAGCCAGACAGAGGGGAGTGTGATGCCTATCTTTGAGGTGACGGGATtactgtcttcttctcctcttgaATCAAGACCGCTGAAAATGCGAGagattgtgtgtgagagagagagagagagagagagagagagagagaaaccagcaCGCTTCATACCGGCCTCTTTCTCTTCAACCAATCACGTCTGAGTTGCGATGATTAAAGATGAAACAGGAAACCGATTTCATATCCCACCAACAGATAGGAAATAGGTGGAAGTTGTACAGAAGGTGGGGGAGACGTGGAGGGGAAAAGGATCATGCATTATAAGAATGTGAATCACTTTGAAATGTTAAGAAAAATTAAGCCATACTCTCAATACATCTCATACATCTTCCTACCTCACCCACTAAGCCCATGTCTCCCTGAGTCTATCCTCCCATGAGCGCTACAGATAATAGGGTTAGcatatcacattttatttgtcacatacacatggttagcagatgttaatgcgagtgtagcgaaatgcttgtgattctagttcagacagtgcagtaatatctaacaagtaatctaacaattccccaacaactacctaatacacacaaatctacaggggtgaatgagaatatgtacatgtaagtatatggatgagcgatggccaagcggcataggcaaggtgcaatagatggtataaaatacagtatatacatgtgatgagtaatgtaagatatgtaaatattattaaagtgacattatttagagtgcattgtagaaaatgactagtgatccatttattaaagtgcccAGTGATTGGGACTCAATTCCGGAAGCAGCCTCTGAATTAGTGATTGCTGTTttgcagtctgatggccttgagatagactgaaaaacagtttctctctatcccagctttgatgcacctgtactgacctagtcttctggatggtagcgatgtgaacaggcagtggctcgggtggttgatgtccttgatgatctttttggccttcctgtgacatcgggtgctgtaggtgtcatggagggcaggtagtttgtccccggtggtacgttgtgcagaccgtaccaccctctggagaaccttgcggttgagggtggtgcagttgccgtaccaggctgtgatacagcccgacaggatgctctcaattgtgcatctgtaaaagtttgtcagggttttgggtgacaagccaaatttcttcagcttcctgaggttgaagagccgctgttgcgccttcttcaccacactgtctgtgtgactggACAATttgtttgtccgtgatgtgtacgccgaggaactttaaaaccttccaccttctccactgctgtcccttcgatgtggatagggggacctccctctgctgtttcttgaagtccacgatcatctcctttgttttgttgacattgagtgagcggttgttttcctgacaccacactccgagtgccctcaccgcCTCCCTGTAGGACGTCtcttcattgttggtaatcaagcccactactgttgtgtcgtccgcaaacttgatgattgagttgaaggcgtgcatggccacgtagtcatgggtgaacagggattacaggagggggctgagcacgcacccttgtggggccccagtattgagggtcagcgaagtgaagatgtttcctaccttcaccacctgggggtgcctgtcaaagtccaggacccaattgcacagggcagggttgagacccagggcctccagcttgatgatgagcttggagggtactatggtgttgaatgttgagcATTTAGTTCAGATTCTTTTGCCTTATTGGGTACAGGAAAAATgatagccatcttgaagcatgtgggaacaacagactggaacagggagagattaaatatgtccgtaaatacaccagccagctggtctgcgcttGCTTTGAGGACGTGGCTAGGTTGCCGTCTGGGCcaacagccttgcgagggttaacacgtttaaatgttttactcacatcagccacagagaaggaggggaggggcgCAGTTCTTGGTAGCGGGCTGTGACAGTGGCACTGTagtatcctcaaagtgggcaaaggtgtttagtttgtctggaagagtgacttcggtgtccgtgacgtggctggatatctttttgtagtccgtaatttcctgtagaccctgctacatacgtctcgtgtctgagccattgaattgcgactccaccttgTCCTTGTACtggcattttgcttgtttgattgccttgcggagggaatagctacactgtttatattcagacatattcccagacctctttccatggttaaatgtggtagatcgcgctttcagttttgccaGAATGCCACCACCCattcacggtttctggttagggtagcttttaatagtcacagtgggtacaacatctccaatgcacttctttataaacgcactcaccgagtcagcgcaTAGGTtgatgttgttctctgaggctgaccggaacatCTTCCAGTCctcgtgatcaaaacaatcttgaagcttagcttccgattggtcggaccagcgttgaattattctagtcactggtacatcctgtttgagtttctgcctataagacagaaggagcaagatggcgtcatggtcggatttgccaaagggagggcgggggagggctttgtatgcatcgcggaagttagagtagcagttgTCGAGGGTATTGCGTATGCGCGTagcgcaatcaatatgctggaAGAGTTTAGGTagacttgttctcaaatttgctttgttaaaaatctcagctacaataaatgcagcctcaggatgtatggtttccagtttgcatatagtccagtgaagttccttgatggccgtcttggtgtctgcttgagggggaatgtacacagctgtgactataactgacgagaattctcttggtaggtaaaatggccggcacttgattgtaaggaattGTAGATCAGGTGAgtagaaggacttgagttcctgtatgttgttatgattacaccatgagtccttaatcataaagcatacacccccgcccttccttttcccagagaggtgtttatctctgtcggcgcaatgcatggagaagcccggtggctgaactgattccgacaacatatcccgagagccatgtttctgtcaagagactggacattggctacTAGTATATTCGGGAGCGGTGTGCACGTCTGCGGAGCCTGGCCAACTTCTGCGGAGCCTGGCCAACTAGCCGCTTCGTCTGCTCCTTCGTTGTTTTGAATCGCCTACTGGAATTAgctccattgtcctgggtggtggtccgaatAGAGCATCCACTTCGGTTAAGTCGTATtactggtcgtaatgttggtaagttgacattgctcttatatccaatagttcttcccggctgtatgtaataagacttatgATTTCccggggtaacaatgtaagaaataatatattttaaaaaaatactgcatagttttctAAGAACTCGAATCGAGGCGACCATCTGTCGGTGCTATGCTGGCTCGTTTATTAACAGAGTCATGTGATACTGTTTGTTGGCCAGGGTTGGCCTAAACTCCGTGCTTTGCTGCAGATTATCTGATCTACAATTCACCTCGCTGTCCAAACCATTGTACATcaactagctctggtccagggcattaAGTGCAGCTTGCTAATACTGAGCTCAGCGTTAGCAAGCCACACtaatgccctggaccagagctaggtatCGACATGCTGATGATGAAGAGATTAGTGAACCTGCACATGCATAGCCTAGCTAGGAATATGGGTTTAAAGAAACGTATTAGTCAAGCCAAACCTTGTTGACGACGAGCAGATAGTAATGTCCTCCtctcttcacacacacaaaatctCCCCTATGCTAAAAGCTCATGATCTGTAATAGAAGACCATGTACTGTATCATGTATACTGGACATTGCTGAGTACAATTTCATGTGTAAATCAAACTATTATATATCATAAATGTGAAATGTATGAATAATGTATATGTAACAAAATAGCTGTAAAAAAACAAAGTTACTGTTATCATCCAAAGGAGAATGAGCTAGCTTGCTGATGGGctaataaaaaataatacaaaaataaaaactctctctctgacacacaagcgcacacactAATAGTGGATCATCCCTGCTAGCTGAAGAGGATTGAGGTCCAAAGTGCTAGGTGGCAGAAAGCTTTAAAGCTACAGCGTAGTCAGCCTGAAACACACCAACCCTGATAGAcagattctctctctttctcagacgTGCCTCCACTACCCATGAAGTTGCCACTGCAATAACCTGCTGATATTACACTACTGATGTTAGTATGTAGTTCTGTTGGTGGGCGAAGTGAGTGGATCTCGGTCTCTCTTTCGGTAATTTCTCTGGTTAACTGACGACTGTGTGTGCGAGCTGTATGGGTGAGGGGGCGGACAGCCAACTCAAGATTCTGACCCAGATTCAGGCACCCGGCCCTCCACAGACCAACCTCGCCTCAGAGACAAGATGACTTCTCCAACCAGTTTGTTTACTGGAGCTCAGCTTTCTTTATAACCTATCCTCAAGGTTTTACCAACTTCCCCACCCCTGACTCCACCAGAGACGGAGCTGACCAACTTTGATCCAGT is a genomic window containing:
- the arl3b gene encoding ADP-ribosylation factor-like protein 3 isoform X2, whose protein sequence is MGLLSILRKLKSTPDQEVRILLLGLDNGGKTTLLKQLASEDISHITPTQGFNIKSVQSQGFKLNVWDIGGQRKIRPYWRNYFENTDVLIYVIDSADRKRFEETGQELAELLDEEKLSGVPVLIFANKQDLLTAAPASEIAEGLNLHTIRDRVWQIQSCSALTGEGVQDGMNWVCKSVNAKKK
- the arl3b gene encoding ADP-ribosylation factor-like protein 3 isoform X1 — its product is MGNVSHFLKSISAVANVSGTSICRLNMGLLSILRKLKSTPDQEVRILLLGLDNGGKTTLLKQLASEDISHITPTQGFNIKSVQSQGFKLNVWDIGGQRKIRPYWRNYFENTDVLIYVIDSADRKRFEETGQELAELLDEEKLSGVPVLIFANKQDLLTAAPASEIAEGLNLHTIRDRVWQIQSCSALTGEGVQDGMNWVCKSVNAKKK